From the Musa acuminata AAA Group cultivar baxijiao chromosome BXJ3-7, Cavendish_Baxijiao_AAA, whole genome shotgun sequence genome, one window contains:
- the LOC135584098 gene encoding uncharacterized protein LOC135584098 isoform X2, whose protein sequence is MDDSWLAKCVAPPPPLPPLPAPASTPTVPPQQLPLPQASAGQVSMNLRHHFPSFLAQEAVLKDQVRSQEASASDTFNLSSYRLGKTELGNSFLALLSGKFSQLPNSRMDVAKPQVSNDDKILSGSGCVVPSINIPPLPENHGDNAPGNWNELSSFVASRPSVNSASVHNSAQVAGNSYHDMDSIELVSPQLSKCSNTGFALNSTRSGWLTSSKSANGNKHATMDVQASRIVSFEAKPPVSNNNSPFLRGHPLVFCRNTVGELFMGNKGLFEVICFCHSCRMSVAKFCEHSGSPSANPGEAVYMENGMSISHWCKLCLGILAPNDISGWEWTGGSSTKGVFFGSKASNAPTLVNNIGTISDIKSFGGSWRSAEPLNNSVVPSHPYTMVGHTAQEKSVNKVQDNEYQRYNLDGCNLFQEKIHSSEQVIKPVLSKNQSMQIAKQSPTCVGSEKLHSTLCKGKEIIDHHLDTDGVNYNTKFVDQSVALPCLWANNSVNHGCDISSNNFSIDTSLADKDGASNIELRLGQPSQKCHIFAGSYPTPVLEFGATCNPKKPHFHQQLKQQVDNAYDRKKTSQSLHFTASETLCSNKRLERHATTAVNTYNHSESEDLSRSANKNPLISLFLSHLEGNSTSLSLDTFFNSSDHLPSRVPSGDSPVKLKVSNPVGDATHGIERKSEASKLDFLNILDERKSLLAADNGIVKSVCIVKDNQIANTREIDTSFSKKCPQISVSVDASQTSFYPDQLSGMLQKLGGKIPKQHDLASVSNKDYCNHAVHGSSDPVPSEMVGHDSLNSDIPMSLASTSLCSLEPKKKVLNTTQHLMDVNLKNFAFRHMVGLTTQKSSTSLKKSPQHHKLCCLSSMEPQLDGCQDLEMQRDAGEGNYCRNYHEISKIAIKSVHSCPSCQSGRGMDIFPGHPCHTGSTRSCNCTGSTQRVPLSSEKYCKRFSTCCICDVDEQPCLRLGRLGSNCFTGSLKHGMCNHKEHNSCLSQHCCSSVLPYCVSGFCTSGGNKTFHALSERRVCGQAKVMHATPDHDKDYLIPDRKRICLAHCGCSKNKFVPRNDQKTSFWRDVPKKVYADADISSTFKIAQALETTKRIGDQLDDCSPEFDGTRQSSQSTRAQKMFNMSSGSSAPVVTEVSTEVNNLTSCAANIRTTNMIHDLLVDEGSGNEKCGSSDEAVGGGECEETIHIMGKVDVATPGFHHLAGHSSVGLIDELCLMSPLKTKRVRNMNKCCADQENVNKNLNFERTPKTANRNESMELNGPDMLIPLSDYAFPSEIPNNLRHLEIDHSRSQGEVSPQPVSVKKKTHLSTCGSSSVKRKRSSLSCNKSNFERFSIQHKLQEDIEKRILDDDHSLSRVETSRKKTKQVLAAYLKQENSTRTGKPPKYMSLNCIGNTFSNIKTTLPKKSRPIVCGNSGIIYCGETDGDQKPPKIISLSLILKNARRCSTVEVYNTSLGLDNELSSLKLLHEKDMPSSCSENGQNPKFLRISGENKGYSSKNGGYLDTLSAGKETDSVLGPGLHPKQLKSQSRPKQKDVHTQSLNRFGAKHRHATKNSCLSASGINECSKSIEAENELNDFPSTTVDGVEHQNEKLHPREILESALPTNIPSFAKLKNNQDHAGKLSQVSRRSQGYKFPSFLLNSDSFCCVCGSSNQDDANHLIECNDCLIKVHQACYGVSKIPKGHWSCRPCKANSQNIVCVLCGYGGGAMTRALKCQNIVKSLLKAWRVSKTSYSGKSVPSESTENEFFNPSSVGEVPKFDKCGLAPLGEIISDFSPKAALKLDMQMQTNFPESKNCMPEKFQTHNSITAGVLDPSTKQWVHMVCGLWTPGTRCPNVDTMSTFDVSGALPAKKNIVCSICNRPGGSCIECRVPTCCIPFHPWCAHQKGLLQSEIEGDDNERVGFYGRCPHHATLNSCLPDSHVMDPEEESPGSNEWTCARTEGFKGRKREKGYKPNTQRPCDNGVCIVSQEQINAWLHINGQKSCTRGVVRQPCSDVEYDLRKEYIRYKQSKGWKHLVVYKSGIHALGLYTSQFIARGAMVVEYVGEIVGLRVADKREAEYQSGRRIQYKSACYFFRIDKEHIIDATRKGGIARFVNHSCLPNCVAKVISIRNEKKVVFFAERDINPGEEITYDYHFNSEDEGKKIPCFCNSRNCRRYLN, encoded by the exons ATGGACGACTCCTGGCTCGCCAAATGCgtggcgccgccgccgccgcttccgCCATTGCCGGCTCCGGCTTCGACTCCGACTGTGCCGCCGCAGCAACTGCCCCTCCCGCAGGCGTCCGCGGGTCAG GTTTCTATGAATTTACGCCATCATTTCCCTTCTTTTCTTGCACAAGAGGCTGTTTTGAAGGATCAAGTAAGAAGTCAAGAGGCTTCGGCTAGTGATACATTCAACTTAAGTTCCTACAGATTGGGGAAGACAGAGCTGGGTAATTCATTTCTTGCTCTTTTGTCTGGCAAGTTTTCTCAGTTGCCAAATTCAAGAATGGATGTAGCCAAGCCTCAAGTTAGCAATGATGATAAGATTCTAAGTGGTAGCGGTTGTGTGGTCccttctataaatatcccacctctGCCTGAAAATCATGGAGATAATGCCCCAGGAAATTGGAATGAGCTTTCGTCTTTTGTTGCATCGAGGCCGTCTGTAAATTCTGCTTCGGTACATAATAGTGCTCAAGTTGCAGGGAATTCTTACCATGATATGGACTCTATTGAACTAGTTTCCCCACAATTATCTAAGTGTAGCAATACAGGATTTGCATTGAATTCTACAAGGAGTGGATGGCTTACTTCAAGTAAGTCAGCAAATGGCAATAAGCATGCAACCATGGATGTTCAAGCTTCACGAATTGTTTCATTTGAAGCTAAGCCTCCTGTTTCCAATAACAATTCTCCGTTTCTTAGAGGACATCCTCTTGTCTTCTGCAGAAACACTG TTGGGGAATTATTTATGGGCAACAAAGGACTTTTTGAAGTTATATGCTTTTGTCATAGCTGTCGCATGTCTGTCGCCAAATTTTGTGAG CATTCTGGATCACCTTCAGCGAACCCTGGTGAGGCTGTCTATATGGAGAATGGAATGAGTATATCACATTGGTGCAAGCTATGCTTAGGG ATTCTGGCACCAAATGATATCAGTGGATGGGAGTGGACAGGTGGCTCATCAACAAAAGGTGTCTTTTTTGGTTCCAAGGCTAGTAATGCTCCAACCTTGGTAAATAACATTGGGACAATCAGTGATATCAAGTCATTTGGTGGATCTTGGAGATCTGCAGAACCTTTGAATAATAGTGTTGTACCTAGTCATCCATACACAATGGTAGGGCACACTGCCCAGGAGAAATCTGTAAACAAGGTACAAGATAATGAATATCAGAGGTACAATTTGGATGGATGTAATCTTTTCCAAGAGAAGATTCACAGTTCCGAGCAAGTTATCAAGCCTGTTCTGTCAAAGAACCAGTCCATGCAGATAGCGAAGCAAAGTCCTACTTGTGTTGGTTCTGAGAAACTTCATTCAACTCTATGTAAGGGAAAAGAAATTATCGACCATCATTTAGATACTGATGGTGTCAATTACAACACCAAATTTGTAGATCAATCTGTTGCCCTACCATGTTTGTGGGCCAACAATTCTGTAAACCATGGTTGTGATATCAGCAGTAACAACTTCTCCATTGATACGTCTCTTGCTGATAAGGATGGCGCTTCAAACATAGAATTGAGGCTTGGTCAACCATCTCAAAAATGTCATATATTTGCAGGTTCCTATCCAACACCTGTGCTGGAATTTGGAGCCACATGTAACCCAAAGAAGCCACACTTTCATCAGCAACTAAAGCAACAAG TTGATAATGCCTATGATAGAAAGAAGACTAGTCAAAGTCTACATTTCACTGCTTCAGAGACATTATGTTCAAATAAAAGACTCGAACGGCATGCAACTACAGCTGTTAATACTTACAATCATTCTGAATCAGAAGATCTGAGTCGCAGTGCAAACAAGAATCCACTGATTTCACTGTTTCTCTCACACCTTGAGGGGAACAGTACATCTCTTTCTCTTGATACCTTTTTTAATAGCAGCGATCATCTTCCATCTAGGGTGCCTAGTGGTGACTCTCCTGTTAAACTTAAAGTTTCCAATCCTGTAGGAGATGCAACTCATGGTATTGAAAGAAAATCTGAGGCAAGTAAGTTGGATTTTCTCAATATCTTAGATGAAAGAAAGAGCCTTCTGGCTGCTGATAATGGCATAGTGAAATCTGTGTGCATAGTGAAAGATAACCAAATTGCCAATACTAGAGAGATTGATACATCGTTTAGTAAGAAGTGTCCTCAAATTAGTGTATCTGTGGATGCTAGCCAAACTTCCTTCTATCCAGATCAGCTGTCTGGCATGTTACAGAAACTTGGTGGTAAAATCCCCAAGCAACATGATTTAGCCTCTGTCTCAAACAAGGATTACTGTAATCATGCCGTTCATGGATCTTCCGATCCAGTTCCTAGTGAGATGGTGGGTCATGATTCTTTGAACTCAGATATTCCAATGAGTCTGGCTTCGACATCCCTGTGTTCGCTGGAACCAAAGAAAAAGGTTTTAAATACAACCCAGCATTTGATGGATGTCAACTTGAAAAATTTTGCTTTTAGGCACATGGTTGGTTTAACTACACAGAAAAGTTCTACTTCCCTTAAAAAAAGTCCCCAACATCACAAACTATGCTGTTTGTCATCCATGGAACCTCAACTTGATGGTTGTCAGGATCTGGAAATGCAGAGAGATGCAGGGGAAGGAAATTACTGCAGAAATTACCATGAAATCTCCAAAATTGCTATAAAATCTGTACATTCATGTCCAAGTTGTCAATCTGGTCGTGGTATGGATATTTTTCCTGGTCATCCTTGTCATACAG GTTCAACTAGATCCTGCAATTGCACTGGTTCAACACAAAGAGTTCCACTAAGTTCTGAAAAATACTGTAAAAGGTTTTCTACTTGCTGCATTTGTGATGTTGATGAGCAACCTTGTTTGAG ATTGGGGAGGCTGGGAAGCAATTGTTTCACTGGTAGTCTTAAGCATGGAATGTGCAATCACAAAGAACATAATTCTTGCTTATCTCAACATTGCTGCTCCTCTGTACTTCCATATTGTGTTTCAGGCTTCTGTACGTCAGGTGGTAATAAAACTTTTCATGCCTTAAGTGAACGAAGAGTTTGTGGGCAAGCTAAAGTAATGCATGCCACTCCAGACCatgataaggattatttaataccaGACAGAAAAAGAATTTGTCTAGCTCATTGTGGTTGCTCTAAGAATAAGTTTGTTCCAAGGAATGATCAAAAGACATCCTTTTGGAGAGATGTTCCAAAGAAAGTGTATGCCGATGCTGATATCTCTTCTACTTTCAAGATTGCACAGGCACTGGAAACCACAAAACGTATTGGTGATCAACTTGATGATTGTTCTCCAGAGTTTGATGGAACTCGTCAATCTTCCCAGTCAACGAGAGCACAGAAGATGTTTAATATGTCATCTGGATCATCTGCTCCTGTTGTAACTGAGGTTTCAACTGAAGTTAATAATTTAACTTCTTGTGCAGCAAATATTAGAACTACAAATATGATCCATGATCTCTTGGTGGATGAAGGATCAGGGAATGAGAAATGTGGCTCATCTGATGAGGCTGTTGGTGGTGGGGAGTGTGAGGAAACCATTCACATAATGGGTAAGGTGGATGTAGCTACACCTGGGTTCCATCATTTGGCGGGTCATTCTTCTGTTGGCCTTATTGATGAACTTTGTTTGATGAGTCCATTGAAAACCAAGAGGGTTaggaatatgaataaatgctgTGCAGATCAAGAGAATGTCAATAAGAATCTGAATTTTGAAAGGACACCTAAAACAGCTAATAGAAACGAGTCTATGGAGCTCAATGGACCAGATATGTTAATTCCATTATCTGATTATGCTTTTCCTTCTGAAATCCCTAATAATCTCAGACATTTAGAAATTGACCATTCTCGATCACAAGGAGAAGTTTCCCCACAACCTGTTAGTGTGAAGAAAAAAACACATCTTTCTACTTGTGGATCTTCAAGTGTTAAGAGAAAGAGGTCATCACTGTCCTGCAACAAGTCTAACTTCGAAAGATTCAGTATCCAACATAAGTTGCAGGAGGACATTGAAAAGCGGATCCTGGATGATGATCATTCTCTTAGTAGAGTTGAGACTTCTAGAAAGAAGACAAAGCAAGTTTTGGCTGCATATTTGAAACAGGAAAATTCTACAAGAACTGGAAAACCACCCAAATATATGTCATTAAACTGTATTGGTAATACTTTTAGCAATATTAAGACTACTTTGCCTAAGAAAAGCAGGCCTATTGTATGTGGAAATTCAGGTATCATCTATTGTGGGGAAACAGATGGTGATCAAAAGCCTCCAAAGATCATTTCCCTTAGTTTGATACTAAAAAATGCTAGGAGGTGTAGCACTGTTGAAGTCTATAATACCAGTTTGGGCCTAGACAATGAATTATCATCTTTGAAATTATTACATGAGAAGGATATGCCAAGTAGTTGTTCTGAGAATGGGCAAAATCCAAAATTTCTTCGTATATCAGGTGAAAATAAAGGATATTCCAGCAAGAATGGTGGATATTTGGATACTTTGTCAGCAGGAAAGGAAACAGACTCTGTCCTGGGACCTGGTTTGCATCCTAAACAATTAAAATCCCAGTCAAGACCAAAACAGAAGGATGTTCATACACAGAGTCTCAATAGATTCGGAGCAAAACATAGACACGCAACAAAGAACTCCTGCTTATCAGCTTCTGGAATCAATGAATGCTCAAAATCGATTGAGGCAGAAAATGAGCTAAATGATTTTCCGTCAACTACTGTAG ATGGAGTGGAACATCAAAATGAGAAGCTTCATCCAAGGGAGATTTTAGAATCTGCATTGCCAACAAATATTCCATCATTTGCCAAGCTTAAGAACAATCAAGATCATGCTGGCAAGCTGTCTCAAGTAAGCAGAAGAAG CCAAGGGTACAAATTTCCCTCCTTTCTTTTGAACTCAGATTCATTTTGTTGTGTCTGTGGAAGCTCAAATCAAGACGATGCTAATCATTTGATAGAGTGCAATGACTGCTTGATTAAA GTTCACCAGGCTTGCTATGGTGTTTCAAAAATTCCAAAAGGGCATTGGTCTTGTAGGCCATGCAAGGCCAACTCCCAAAACATT GTTTGTGTTTTGTGTGGATATGGAGGTGGAGCCATGACACGGGCGCTAAAATGCCAAAATATTGTCAAAAGTTTGTTGAAGGCTTGGAGAGTCAGTAAAACATCCTACTCTGGCAAATCAGTTCCTTCTGAAAGTACAGAGAATGAGTTTTTTAATCCTAGTTCAGTAGGTGAAGTACCAAAGTTTGACAAATGTGGTTTAGCTCCTCTTGGTGAGATAATCTCCGATTTCTCTCCCAAAGCTGCTTTGAAATTGGATATGCAGATGCAAACCAACTTtcctgaaagcaaaaattgcatgcCGGAAAAGTTTCAGACCCATAACAGCATAACTGCTGGAGTATTGGATCCATCCACTAAACAGTGGGTTCATATGGTTTGTGGACTCTGGACACCCGGTACAAGATGCCCAAACGTTGACACAATGAGCACTTTCGATGTATCTGGTGCTTTACCGGCGAAGAAAAATATT GTTTGCTCAATATGTAACCGACCTGGGGGTTCATGTATAGAGTGCAGAGTTCCAACTTGTTGTATCCCATTTCATCCTTGGTGTGCACATCAGAAG GGTTTACTGCAAAGTGAAATTGAAGGTGATGACAATGAAAGGGTTGGCTTTTATGGGAGATGTCCACATCATGCAACTCTCAATAGTTGTCTTCCTGATAGTCATGTTATGGATCCTGAAGAAGAAAGTCCAGGGAGCAACGAATGGACATGTGCTCGCACAGAG GGTTTTAAAGGtcggaaaagagagaaaggatacAAACCTAACACTCAGAGACCCTGTGATAATGGAGTATGCATTGTTTCTCAGGAGCAGATAAATGCCTGGCTTCATATCAATGGCCAAAAGTCATGTACAAGAGGTGTGGTGAGACAGCCATGTTCAGATGTTGAGTATGACCTCCGG AAAGAATATATTCGTTACAAACAATCGAAGGGATGGAAGCATTTGGTGGTCTACAAATCAGGAATTCATGCTCTTGGTCTCTACACATCGCAGTTCATTGCCCGTGGAGCTATG GTCGTAGAATATGTCGGTGAGATCGTTGGACTGCGGGTAGCTGACAAGCGAGAAGCTGAGTACCAATCAGGAAGGAGAATCCAGTACAAAAGTGCCTGCTACTTCTTCAGGATAGACAAGGAGCATATCATCGATGCGACTCGCAAAGGTGGGATCGCTCGATTCGTCAACCATTCATGCCTG CCCAACTGTGTTGCCAAAGTGATCTCAATCAGGAACGAGAAAAAG GTGGTGTTCTTTGCGGAAAGGGACATAAATCCAGGCGAAGAGATTACATACGACTACCACTTCAACAGTGAGGATGAGGGCAAAAAGATCCCGTGTTTCTGTAACTCAAGAAATTGCAGGCGATATCTGAACTAG